A window of the Helianthus annuus cultivar XRQ/B chromosome 4, HanXRQr2.0-SUNRISE, whole genome shotgun sequence genome harbors these coding sequences:
- the LOC110937040 gene encoding cell division cycle protein 27 homolog B codes for MEGVLIECVQSSLRHLLYRNAIFMCERLCSEFPSETNLQLLAACYLQSNQAYSAYHILKGTQMPQSRYLFAISCYQMDLLNEAEMALCPSNEPSAEVPNGAAGHYLLGLIYRYTDRLKSAAHQFNQALSIDPLLWVAYEELCKLGAAGEATTVFGESASECIQKQYISHDVGPQLQQASSDDHNVVSGRQQVAENVSARQLRHSNGSNIKDNNSLNHNGAVFSGNTVAAAASQSNNGVHTSISYYNTPSPMATQLSGVAPPPICRNVLPSGPTSSSVGADVSPRSTVKSTIQAPRRKFVDEGKLRKISGRLFSDSVPRRSTRLAGEGGPTASTSGVAVAAGNGTSHSSKYPTSSKLGSAAFRSVTVRKGQSWATETSNEGARSEIDDSRLNTIATTSGSSPSLDTTRSCEHDGSMGRSSTSVSKVGTGALEVLSLLKIIGEGYRLSCLYRCQDALDVFQQLPLKHYNTAWVLSQVGKAHFELVDYIEAERAFSNARLASPYSLEGMDVYSTVLYHLKEDMRLSYLAQELISTDRLAPQSWCAMGNCYSMQKDHETALKNFQRAVQLNSRFTYAHTLCGHEYVALEDFENGIKSYHNALKIDARHYNAWYGLAMIYLRQEKYEFSEHHFRRALNINPCSSVIMSYLGTSLHALKRNEEALAMMEKAIIADKKNPLPMYQKANILASMEDYDGALVVLQELKEYAPHESSVYALMGKIYKKRLMYDMAMLHFGLALDLKPSATDVATIKAAIEKLHVPDELEDNL; via the exons ATGGAGGGTGTGTTGATTGAGTGTGTACAGAGCAGTTTGCGACATCTACTATACCGCAATGCTATTTTCATGTGCGAGCGGCTCTGTTCTGAGTTCCCCTCtgag ACAAACTTGCAATTGTTAGCTGCATGTTACTTACAAAGTAATCAAGCTTACTCAGCCTACCATATTTTGAAAG GAACACAAATGCCTCAGTCCAGATACTTGTTCGCAATATCATGCTATCAGATGGATCTTCTCAATGAAGCCGAAATGGCATTATGCCCTTCTAATGAGCCTAGTGCAGAG GTCCCAAATGGTGCAGCTGGTCATTATCTTCTTGGGCTTATATACAG ATACACAGATAGATTGAAAAGTGCTGCTCATCAATTTAACCAAGCTTTATCAATAGATCCTCTGTTATGGGTTGCATATGAGGAGTTGTGCAAATTAG GAGCTGCTGGGGAAGCAACAACAGTGTTTGGGGAATCCGCTTCTGAATGCATACAAAAACAGTACATAAGTCATGACGTGGGCCCACAGCTGCAACAAGCATCCAGTGATGATCATAATGTAGTTTCTGGTAGACAACAAGTGGCCGAAAACGTTAGTGCAAGGCAATTAAGACATTCGAATGGCAGTAACATTAAGGATAATAATTCCTTAAATCATAATGGAGCAGTTTTTTCCGGCAAtactgttgctgctgctgctagCCAATCCAATAACGGCGTTCATACTAGTATATCATATTATAATACTCCTTCCCCTATGGCCACCCAG TTGTCAGGTGTGGCCCCACCACCAATATGTCGAAACGTGCTCCCAAGTGGTCCAACCTCAAGTTCTGTCGGTGCTGATGTATCCCCAAGATCAACTGTCAAATCTACCATTCAAGCTCCTAGAAGAAAGTTTGTTGACGAGGGCAAGCTAAGAAAG ATATCCGGAAGGTTATTCTCGGATTCCGTCCCTAGAAGAAGCACACGACTTGCTGGAGAAGGTGGACCCACGGCAAGTACAAGTGGGGTCGCTGTAGCTGCCGGAAACGGAACATCTCACTCTTCTAAATATCCTACTTCTTCTAAGTTGGGCTCTGCAGCATTTCGTTCTGTTACAGTTAGAAAAGGACAATCTTGGGCTACCGAAACTTCCAATGAAG GGGCTCGGTCCGAGATTGATGACTCACGCCTAAATACTATAGCAACCACTTCTGGTTCATCCCCGTCGCTTGATACTACTAGATCTTGTGAGCATGATGGTTCAATGGGCCGGAGTTCCACGAGTGTGTCAAAAGTTGGTACTGGCGCTTTAGAAGTATTGTCCCTTTTGAAAATCATTGGTGAAGGTTACAGACTTTCTTGTCTGTATCGGTGTCAG GACGCTCTTGATGTATTTCAGCAACTTCCTCTTAAGCATTATAACACAGCCTGGGTGCTCTCTCAG GTTGGAAAAGCTCATTTTGAACTGGTTGATTATATAGAAGCCGAGCGTGCCTTTAGCAATGCTCGTTTGGCTTCTCCTTATAGCTTAGAAGGAATGGATGTCTATTCTACTGTTTTATAT CACCTAAAGGAGGATATGAGGCTGAGTTATTTGGCACAGGAGCTAATATCAACAGACCGCTTAGCCCCGCAGTCATG GTGTGCAATGGGAAATTGTTATAGCATGCAGAAAGACCATGAAACTGCGCTAAAAAACTTCCAACGGGCAGTACAACTAAATTCAAGATTCACCTATGCTCACACGCTTTGTGGTCACGA ATATGTGGCATTGGAGGATTTTGAAAATGGAATCAAAAGTTACCATAATGCCCTTAAGATCGATGCAAGACATTATAATGCCTGGTATGGTCTTGCAATGATATATCTTCGGCAGGAGAAATACGAATTTTCAGAGCATCATTTTCGAAGGGCCTTAAATATAAACCCTTGTTCTTCTGTTATAATGTCTTATCTGGGGACATCATTGCATGCATTAAAG AGAAATGAAGAAGCATTAGCAATGATGGAGAAGGCTATAATAGCAGATAAGAAGAATCCGCTACCAATGTATCAAAAAGCAAATATTCTTGCGAGTATGGAGGATTATGATGGTGCTTTAGTTGTTCTACAAGAACTTAAAGAATACGCTCCTCATGAAAGCAGCGTTTATGCATTGATGGGAAAGATATATAAAAAACGCCTTATGTACGACATGGCCATGCTTCATTTTGGTCTAGCTTTGGATTTGAAGCCTTCTGCAACCGATGTTGCTACTATCAAG GCTGCCATTGAGAAATTACATGTACCAGATGAATTAGAAGATAACTTGTAG